In Bactrocera oleae isolate idBacOlea1 chromosome 5, idBacOlea1, whole genome shotgun sequence, a genomic segment contains:
- the LOC106618611 gene encoding facilitated trehalose transporter Tret1 has product MLLNLCKNSQGVFRAEFRTQLLAAASVTIITFCHGIGLGWFAPMLFKLQTPAESPLDFEVSVEQGSWMGALVCLGSLIANVFFGYLLDIIGRKACIYCLAVPHICFWFLVYFAQSIEYLYAARFLGGMTGGGNYVVIPIFIGEIVDPAIRGRLTSLFTLTLNSGMLMGFTLSSNVPYHTIPLLVISLPLLFLLIETFFPETPTYLLHRAQVEKAEKSFKFYQGLNAASKQDTDKCNAKFSELRDAVMSQKLQTDVVTWRDFFSKRAMHALSMGSLLIIINVFSGSFAILNYTSSIFDAVKTDIHPNTNTTIIGVVQIIGTITAIILVDRYGRKMLLMLSTASMGICLAAFGMYAFFAEETSVDLTPYRSWLPLLLMALIILAANVGVIPVTFVVLVEILPPKIRSKGASFCLALLSILTFILIKVYPPFMQAFGLSASMWACASFAALGLFYIAIFLPETKGKSMSKEDA; this is encoded by the exons ATGTTGttaaatttgtgtaaaaattcaCAAGGCGTTTTTCGCGCTGAATTTCGAACGCAATTGCTGGCGGCAGCGAGcg TAACCATAATCACATTTTGCCATGGAATCGGACTTGGCTGGTTCGCGCCTATGCTGTTTAAGCTGCAAACACCCGCTGAAAGTCCGCTTGACTTTGAGGTTTCCGTGGAGCAGGGCTCCTGGATGGGTGCGCTGGTGTGCCTAGGCAGTTTAATCGCCAATGTGTTCTTCGGTTATCTATTGGATATAATTGGGCGTAAAGCCTGCATATATTGCCTGGCCGTACCGCATATT TGCTTTTGGTTTCTCGTCTACTTTGCACAATCTATCGAGTATCTTTATGCGGCGCGCTTCCTTGGCGGCATGACTGGTGGTGGCAATTACGTTGTCATACCGATTTTCATTGGCGAAATCGTCGATCCAGC GATACGCGGTCGTCTCACTTCATTATTCACACTCACCTTGAATTCGGGCATGTTGATGGGTTTTACCCTATCTTCGAATGTGCCCTATCACACCATACCGCTGTTGGTGATCTCACTACCCTTACTCTTCTTGCTGATCGAAACATTCTTTCCGGAAACACCGACGTATCTCTTGCATCGCGCGCAAGTGGAAAAAGCCGAGAAATCATTTAAATTCTATCAGGGCCTCAATGCTGCGAGTAAGCAGGATACCGATAAGTGCAATGCGAAATTTTCGGAGTTACGCGATGCGGTTATGTCACAAAAGTTGCAAACAGACGTTGTCACTTGGCGAGATTTCT TTAGCAAACGCGCCATGCATGCGCTCAGCATGGGCAGTCTGCTGATTATAATTAACGTATTTAGCGGCAGCTTTGCAATACTCAACTATACTTCGTCCATATTCGACGCCGTCAAAACGGATATACATCCGAATACGAACACCACAATAATTGGCGTGGTGCAAATCATCGGCACCATAACCGCCATCATTTTGGTGGATCGTTATGGTCGCAAAATGCTGCTTATGCTCTCCACCGCCTCCATGGGTATTTGTTTGGCTGCATTCGGCATGTATGCCTTCTTTGCCGAAGAGACTAGCGTGGATCTTACACCTTATCGCTCGTGGTTACCGCTGCTGCTTATGGCGCTTATCATACTTGCGGCGAATGTGGGCGTAATACCCGTCACATTTGTAGTGCTGGTGGAGATTCTACCACCGAAG ATACGTTCAAAGGGCGCATCCTTTTGCTTGGCACTGCTTAGCATTTTGACATTTATATTGATAAAAGTATATCCACCCTTCATGCAGGCCTTCGGTTTGTCAGCGTCAATGTGGGCCTGCGCTTCGTTCGCCGCCCTCGGCTTATTCTACATAGCCATATTTTTGCCAGAGACGAAAGGAAAGTCTATGAGTAAGGAGGATGCGTAA
- the nis gene encoding myosin-15, with protein sequence MSTELNFRQLIDLAIGSPEPGHVNFYALHFLLFSFAEKLNLIDEPVDNTKYENVSIVMSSGKFGSYSCDQYQGSVTFAHSKGSALRHAKETAKPLAEFNQKLMKRNRKRETGGADPDDAVTAEGTEIEEAEGGEGVEGGEGDEGGEEAQLAQEEPLQEVEQEGHLEPPSEPAAPQATKQSIDKPIELEIVPATGEEVFDQPLEAKTSGEEIDLAIQLEHQQLTSSVYRGITIMKDQLELVMELMRLIVSTTVQKRATPMQIEQLQSLVKKMIAIQKENTYIENAYGFRIDDTYFDPDLDRLEDGVEDEEGEEESVRSDPSYKSPLTSHITVQPATRQTQKEYELDGHLCYSPDKLLDQLMDLKSEFCMLTNKVNEITATILEQDCQRTTRLIADLQEQLKDLKFYVTSLKEATDRMESKNINYSETIDELTKTIDEIMNDKIDKSEIEILLADKVDYNQLQRKVSNEQMQEFQCRLDKKFTEVQNQIKTNDKNMYQAMDNIRITLGLASVDDILNRFKEKIEAQIQGLQETLRKYMDATNDECAAAGARIKVLQDLACISCDTTCVMRTMEKSKVAKLPNAHASNLLSPLITYEIGSIRKSGIMGYYRKDDFPHAPNAWLNQQRVSMRMCVPRHAGGAHTTHTAKEHFEKVVISKK encoded by the coding sequence ATGTCAACAGAACTGAATTTTCGACAACTTATCGATCTGGCTATCGGTTCACCGGAGCCGGgacatgtaaatttttacgcgctgcattttttacttttttcattcgCCGAAAAGCTGAACCTTATCGATGAACCAGTGGACAACACGAAGTACGAAAATGTTTCGATAGTTATGAGCAGTGGCAAGTTCGGTAGTTATTCCTGTGATCAATATCAGGGCTCAGTCACTTTTGCACATAGTAAAGGCTCCGCACTACGTCATGCTAAAGAAACAGCAAAGCCGTTAGCGGAATTTAACCAGAAATTGATGAAACGCAATCGTAAAAGAGAGACGGGTGGGGCTGATCCCGATGATGCTGTGACCGCTGAAGGAACAGAAATTGAAGAAGCAGAAGGTGGTGAAGGTGTTGAAGGAGGAGAGGGAGATGAAGGAGGCGAGGAAGCACAACTGGCACAAGAGGAACCTCTGCAGGAAGTAGAGCAAGAAGGACATTTAGAGCCACCATCTGAACCGGCTGCACCACAAGCGACAAAGCAATCAATTGACAAACCAATAGAACTAGAAATTGTACCAGCAACTGGTGAGGAGGTGTTCGATCAACCACTCGAAGCAAAAACTTCGGGTGAAGAAATTGATCTTGCTATACAGTTAGAACATCAACAATTAACGAGTTCCGTCTATCGTGGCATTACCATTATGAAGGACCAACTTGAATTGGTAATGGAACTTATGCGGCTTATCGTTTCTACTACAGTACAAAAGAGAGCCACGCCCATGCAAATAGAACAATTGCAATCCTTAGTAAAGAAAATGATTGCCATACAAAAGGagaatacatatatagaaaatgCATATGGCTTTCGGATAGACGATACCTACTTCGATCCCGATTTGGACCGTCTGGAAGATGGAGTTGAAGATGAGGAAGGTGAGGAGGAAAGCGTGCGTAGCGATCCCTCCTACAAATCGCCACTGACCTCACACATTACGGTACAACCAGCAACTCGACAAACACAAAAAGAATACGAGTTAGATGGTCATCTCTGCTACTCACCTGACAAGCTATTGGATCAACTGATGGACCTGAAGTCAGAGTTCTGTATGCTTACGAATAAAGTCAATGAAATTACTGCCACCATACTCGAACAGGATTGCCAACGCACTACAAGGCTCATCGCCGATCTACAGGAACAGCTCaaagatctgaaattttatgtGACCAGTTTGAAAGAGGCTACCGATCGCATGGAATCGAAAAACATTAACTATAGTGAGACCATTGATGAGCTCACCAAGACCATAGACGAAATTATGAATGATAAGATCGATAAGAGTGAAATTGAGATACTACTAGCCGATAAAGTCGACTACAATCAGTTACAACGTAAAGTCTCCAACGAGCAGATGCAAGAGTTTCAATGCCGTTTGGATAAGAAATTCACCGAAGttcaaaatcaaatcaaaaccaACGATAAGAATATGTATCAGGCTATGGATAATATAAGGATAACGCTCGGTTTGGCATCTGTAGATGATATACTGAATAGATTTAAGGAGAAGATAGAGGCGCAAATACAGGGACTACAGGAGACACTGCGCAAGTATATGGACGCCACGAATGACGAGTGCGCCGCAGCGGGTGCACGTATAAAGGTGTTGCAAGATCTTGCCTGCATCTCCTGCGACACCACATGTGTCATGCGTACGATGGAGAAATCGAAAGTGGCAAAACTGCCGAATGCGCACGCTTCGAATTTGTTGAGCCCACTAATCACCTACGAAATCGGTTCGATACGCAAGTCAGGCATTATGGGCTATTATCGAAAAGATGATTTTCCGCATGCACCAAACGCCTGGCTCAATCAGCAGAGAGTTTCGATGCGCATGTGTGTGCCACGTCACGCGGGCGGCGCTCACACTACTCACACCGCCAAGGAACACTTTGAAAAAGTGGTGATCAGTAAAAAATAA